The Juglans microcarpa x Juglans regia isolate MS1-56 chromosome 8D, Jm3101_v1.0, whole genome shotgun sequence genomic sequence tgcaCTAATCTTTTATATAGCTTCCTATTTACTTTAGTCAGTAGCACACAGATACTTTGTGTTCAGAGAACCTTGCCTCTCTTTCtgcttttttgttctttctttttcagcAAATGGTGCTGGTTGtgatacttataaaataaatggcGCAGGTTGTGATATAGTCATGTGTGGCATATGGATTAAAGTAAGGCATTCctctaaaataaatacacacTAAGCTTTGTGTTTTGAGTGAGGATATGTGAGGGACTTCTTAAACTACAATTCAACCCACTAAccacttaggcctcgtttggttacacagatcagatgaaatgagatgaaagttgaagttgaataaaatattgttagaatataattttataatattgtttttgttttgggatttgaaaaagttgaattgtttattgtattttgtatggaagtttggaaaagttgtaatggttagatgagatgaggtgagttgagatggtttgtgtaatcaaacaaggccttagtcTCTAAATGCACCTCCATTTGTGTGGGTTGCTTTGGTCTATGTGATGGTCCTTAAGTTGATGCTATCTGCTGCTTCATTCTGCTCTATTGTCTGgcttattttcttgtattaCCCTTGGTTGGTTATATGTTTATGGAGGCTTCATTTGATGAACATTCTGCGAGTTACTTCTTGATACACTCCTGTTACTCTCCACAGTCAGCAAAGAGTGTTTGCAGTGCAAGTATTTGAGTTGCATAGACTGATAAAGGTAAGGTGGTCTTTGACTCTGTTGGGTAGCTTTTTATGATCTTAAAAcgtttgattatatatatcattcgcATGAGAAGAATGCagcttaattatttatattcaaacaggTCCAACAACTGATTGCTGGATCACCGCATATTTTGCTTGAAAATGGTGCTTTTCTTGGCAAACCTTTGTTGAAGGATTCTCCTTCAAAGAAACTTCCATCCAAGTATGTTGTAAGACCGCCATCATACATTTCAAAGTGCAAAGACGATTCGGAGAAGGAAAACCATAAAATGGAACGTTCTGCAGAAAATGCAGTTGGGAAGACACCTGTTTCTTCTGCTAAAAATGGCAATCAGCCTTCAAATTGTGGGCCTTATCTTGGAAACTCGCATCCAGCTCCTGTGGCTACTGATAATAAGATGGGTTCATGGTCCTTCCATCAGTCACCTGGGAATCAATGGTTAATCCCTGTAGTCTCTCCATCTGAAGGACTCATATACAAGCCATATCCTGGGCCTGGGTTTATGGGAAATGCTTGTGGGGGATATGGACCTTTCAGCCCGGCTCCCTTGACGGGAAACTTTATGAATTCAGCATATGGGGTTTCAACTCATCCTTATCATCAAGGAATTGGTAATCTTCCCAATACTTCTCCACTTGGTCATACTTACTTCCCTACATATGGCATGTCAGTCATGCACCCGGCCATGTCAGGTTCAGGTGTTGACCAAGTTAACCAATATGCTGGACCTGGCTTACATGGTCAGACTCAGATCTCTGTTGGCGGAGCCAACTCTAACATGCAGCATCAGAGCTCATGTAACatgccaaataaaaaaaatggagctaGTCCACAAGTTGGTAAGTTTCAGGCTGCAAAAGACGGTGAATTGCAAGGAAGCACAGCAAGTAGTCCATGCGAGAGACCGCAAGGTGTTGGGACAGGTTACACTTCCAAGGGGGGTGATGCACTTCCACTTTTTCCTATGGCTCCAGTAGTCCCAGAGGCAGCTCCTCAGCTTCATGAGATTGACCAAACAACGCGAGTGATCAAAGTTGTGCCACATAACCCTAGAACTGCTACTGAGTCAGCAGCTCGAATTTTCCAATCCATTCAAGAAGAGAGAAAGCAGTATGACTCAGCGTAGCTCATTTTTGCTAATCACCTGCGAGTTAATGGTCTTGGGCTCATCTTAAGCTGGTGTGGTGCTTGGTCATTTCCTCTCTAGTTTTTTGTTATGTTATTTGTAATGGGCTTCTCTATATTTCAGTGTTGTGACctagttttttttcctcttttttttttttttttttttttttttttttttttttttgtcaagtaGAGTGACCTGTTATACAGTTCATATGTTGATAAGTTTCTGGAGAATCAATACCTTTTGAATATTTGTTgtctttctcaattttttttggttggacTGTGTACTTTTGTGTAGGGGTGGCATTTCTTAGTGTAGAAGATTAGTTTTTACTTCTCACCTTTGAAACCGCACCGTTcgcttcattttctttttaatgttcAACTACCCTTTAAttgtgttttatatatatacaactcaaGTGTGATTATTGTACTGTTTTTGCCTTTAAATGTTATTTatctcaagaaaaaagaaactaattatGCCTTAGTATAGGGATATGGTTTCATctccatctcatctaatcattacaatttttttaaattttcaaacaaaatataataaacatttcaattttttcaaatctcaaaacaaaaataatattaaaaaattatatt encodes the following:
- the LOC121243387 gene encoding protein EARLY FLOWERING 3-like, with the protein product MKRGRDDEKIMGPMFPRLHVNDTEKGGPRAPPRNKMALYEQLSIPSQRFNPGVLPLNHTNNTSSPVYLASSSQGNGLERNYNFPLHVPPSIPTHQGEKLPAHQSEGSGLNNSLAQLEQRKKVGDEDDFIVPIFVQSGNGQSHSKTLNSKDREKNASFSPTYYGCSTKHQNACDKNPKLITSPCINLGQEVRCESEGDPRLSVSSHSVLSATDLSTREKFEGLVKETKAAPDQEYRDFPVTNISSSYDIDASLQQEFRIRSQLVDTGFADSVRDEDEGKVPHPRSITYLGEANSSPNEPNNGSEYCRDRTNVSLQVENVDKSDDVSETSMVDSISGFDISPDDVVGIIGQKHFWKARKAIVNQQRVFAVQVFELHRLIKVQQLIAGSPHILLENGAFLGKPLLKDSPSKKLPSKYVVRPPSYISKCKDDSEKENHKMERSAENAVGKTPVSSAKNGNQPSNCGPYLGNSHPAPVATDNKMGSWSFHQSPGNQWLIPVVSPSEGLIYKPYPGPGFMGNACGGYGPFSPAPLTGNFMNSAYGVSTHPYHQGIGNLPNTSPLGHTYFPTYGMSVMHPAMSGSGVDQVNQYAGPGLHGQTQISVGGANSNMQHQSSCNMPNKKNGASPQVGKFQAAKDGELQGSTASSPCERPQGVGTGYTSKGGDALPLFPMAPVVPEAAPQLHEIDQTTRVIKVVPHNPRTATESAARIFQSIQEERKQYDSA